A genome region from Musa acuminata AAA Group cultivar baxijiao chromosome BXJ3-5, Cavendish_Baxijiao_AAA, whole genome shotgun sequence includes the following:
- the LOC103985133 gene encoding uncharacterized protein LOC103985133 isoform X2: MGKSQRRKAGGDQFDSSDADSVSSISTGLLELANDTECLNSQEFELEKYIDDLYEKRGSTREKALSGLVDAFEGHVLLKFVENKFITLLNQYINSIKRGSTKEACLASRAIENNAHEIMEESVSHLSQALISGSDAQKKSSVLDCLAVVTFIGAIDLAETEISLKAMWQVIYPKSGPNVGLVKKLPSTVLAVAISAWSFLLTTISGWRINPDNWKESVAFLSTLLEDNDRSVRVAAGEAIALFFELGILDLHRSDHIDIDSLNHEVLKHGMLTYMQSMKAKILAKANDLSVEAGGKGTDKKNLNDQRDLFQKILDYVQTGECPEISLKISSKHGLLRASTWTQTIRLNFLKRFLGRGFLKHAQDNELLHDLFNFEQDKTVSLSSIEKKISRSEGDKGRTQKMKKDRKLAQERKRGHLITQEE, encoded by the exons ATGGGAAAGA GTCAACGGCGCAAGGCTGGCGGCGATCAGTTCGATAGCAGCGATGCTGACAGCGTGAGCTCCATTTCGACGGGCTTGTTGGAGCTGGCTAACGACACCGAGTGCCTGAACTCCCAGGAATTTGAActagagaagtatattgatgacctcTATGAAAAGAG GGGATCTACAAGAGAGAAGGCTTTGTCTGGGCTTGTCGATGCATTTGAAGGGCATGTTCTTCTTAAATTTGTTGAAAACAA ATTTATTACGTTATTAAATCAGTACATTAATTCAATTAAGAGAGGTTCTACAAAGGAGGCTTGTTTAGCTTCTCGTGCCATTG AAAATAACGCCCATGAGATAATGGAAGAATCAGTCTCCCATCTCTCCCAGGCCCTTATATCTGGGTCTGATGCACAGAAAAAATCATCT GTACTTGATTGCCTGGCTGTTGTAACTTTTATTGGTGCAATTGATCTGGCTGAAACTGAAATATCGCTGAAAGCGATGTGGCAAGTGATATATCCGAAGTCAGGTCCCAAT GTTGGGCTAGTGAAGAAACTTCCCTCCACTGTACTTGCAGTGGCAATATCTGCATGGTCATTTCTTCTTACAACCATTAGTGGTTGGAGAATCAATCCTGATAATTGGAAGGA GTCAGTTGCATTCCTTTCCACTCTTTTAGAAGATAATGACCGTTCTGTTCGTGTTGCTGCTGGGGAAGCAATAGCACTTTTCTTTGAGTTAGGGATATTGGACTTACACCGGAGTGATCACATTGATATCGACAGCCTTAACCATGAAGTTTTAAAACATGGAATGCTTACATATATGCAATCGATGAAGGCAAAGATTTTGGCTAAAGCCAATGATCTCTCTGTTGAAGCTGGAGGTAAAGGAACTGACAAAAAAAATCTCAATGACCAGCGAGACTTGTTTCAGAAAATCTTGGATTATGTTCAG ACTGGAGAATGTCCAGAGATTTCATTGAAGATATCAAGCAAGCATGGCCTCCTCAGGGCTTCAACATGGACTCAAACAATACGA CTTAATTTTTTGAAGCGTTTTCTTGGGAGAGGCTTCCTCAAGCATGCCCAG GATAATGAGCTGCTTCATGATCTTTTTAACTTCGAACAAGATAAGACAGTTAGTCTATCAAGCATAGAAAAG AAGATCTCGAGGTCTGAAGGTGACAAAGGACGAACTCAAAAGATGAAAAAGGACCGTAAGCTGGCTCAG GAAAGGAAACGAGGCCACCTCATCACTCAGGAGGAATAA
- the LOC103985133 gene encoding uncharacterized protein LOC103985133 isoform X1 produces the protein MGKSQRRKAGGDQFDSSDADSVSSISTGLLELANDTECLNSQEFELEKYIDDLYEKRGSTREKALSGLVDAFEGHVLLKFVENKFITLLNQYINSIKRGSTKEACLASRAIGLLAITVGAENNAHEIMEESVSHLSQALISGSDAQKKSSVLDCLAVVTFIGAIDLAETEISLKAMWQVIYPKSGPNVGLVKKLPSTVLAVAISAWSFLLTTISGWRINPDNWKESVAFLSTLLEDNDRSVRVAAGEAIALFFELGILDLHRSDHIDIDSLNHEVLKHGMLTYMQSMKAKILAKANDLSVEAGGKGTDKKNLNDQRDLFQKILDYVQTGECPEISLKISSKHGLLRASTWTQTIRLNFLKRFLGRGFLKHAQDNELLHDLFNFEQDKTVSLSSIEKKISRSEGDKGRTQKMKKDRKLAQERKRGHLITQEE, from the exons ATGGGAAAGA GTCAACGGCGCAAGGCTGGCGGCGATCAGTTCGATAGCAGCGATGCTGACAGCGTGAGCTCCATTTCGACGGGCTTGTTGGAGCTGGCTAACGACACCGAGTGCCTGAACTCCCAGGAATTTGAActagagaagtatattgatgacctcTATGAAAAGAG GGGATCTACAAGAGAGAAGGCTTTGTCTGGGCTTGTCGATGCATTTGAAGGGCATGTTCTTCTTAAATTTGTTGAAAACAA ATTTATTACGTTATTAAATCAGTACATTAATTCAATTAAGAGAGGTTCTACAAAGGAGGCTTGTTTAGCTTCTCGTGCCATTG GATTGCTTGCCATTACTGTTGGTGCAGAAAATAACGCCCATGAGATAATGGAAGAATCAGTCTCCCATCTCTCCCAGGCCCTTATATCTGGGTCTGATGCACAGAAAAAATCATCT GTACTTGATTGCCTGGCTGTTGTAACTTTTATTGGTGCAATTGATCTGGCTGAAACTGAAATATCGCTGAAAGCGATGTGGCAAGTGATATATCCGAAGTCAGGTCCCAAT GTTGGGCTAGTGAAGAAACTTCCCTCCACTGTACTTGCAGTGGCAATATCTGCATGGTCATTTCTTCTTACAACCATTAGTGGTTGGAGAATCAATCCTGATAATTGGAAGGA GTCAGTTGCATTCCTTTCCACTCTTTTAGAAGATAATGACCGTTCTGTTCGTGTTGCTGCTGGGGAAGCAATAGCACTTTTCTTTGAGTTAGGGATATTGGACTTACACCGGAGTGATCACATTGATATCGACAGCCTTAACCATGAAGTTTTAAAACATGGAATGCTTACATATATGCAATCGATGAAGGCAAAGATTTTGGCTAAAGCCAATGATCTCTCTGTTGAAGCTGGAGGTAAAGGAACTGACAAAAAAAATCTCAATGACCAGCGAGACTTGTTTCAGAAAATCTTGGATTATGTTCAG ACTGGAGAATGTCCAGAGATTTCATTGAAGATATCAAGCAAGCATGGCCTCCTCAGGGCTTCAACATGGACTCAAACAATACGA CTTAATTTTTTGAAGCGTTTTCTTGGGAGAGGCTTCCTCAAGCATGCCCAG GATAATGAGCTGCTTCATGATCTTTTTAACTTCGAACAAGATAAGACAGTTAGTCTATCAAGCATAGAAAAG AAGATCTCGAGGTCTGAAGGTGACAAAGGACGAACTCAAAAGATGAAAAAGGACCGTAAGCTGGCTCAG GAAAGGAAACGAGGCCACCTCATCACTCAGGAGGAATAA